Genomic segment of Oryzias melastigma strain HK-1 linkage group LG21, ASM292280v2, whole genome shotgun sequence:
CGAATCGGCATCACAAAGAACCCAACAAGGAAGTCTGAGACAGCCAgagagagcaggaggaggttGGTGGGGGTATGCAGCTGCCTGCAGACACAGAGAGCAACAGCTGCAGTATTTGAATCAGACTTTTATGAAGTTCTTATTTACATCTCTGCTACTTTTGAGCCCTGGTAAAACAACAATTAATATTACAGCAATCACAACATTGAAAGTTTCAGAGAGACTAAATTAGTAAACATTATATTAATTTCTATGCCTGAAATGAGAGACAGAGATGATGACCAACAGGTTCAGGGTCACAGTCAGCACTGTCAGAAGGCACAACACCAAGAAGATGAAAACGTTTTCAGCGACATGATGAAGCGGCTTCCTGCATGAGGCATTGAGGAGCTGTGGGAAGCAGAGCTCAGCTGTGTTCAGAGTCTCCATCATGTGGGACAGAgaagcagaagctgcagcttctacAGGTGTGAACTTCTCATTATAAAGTTAAATGACAGAAGCTCCACCCACTACACATGTCATGCAACACAAAGAGCATTGTTAACTGTGCTAATCATTCTTCACATCAACACACTTTATTAAGTAAAGGATCATGCCCGACGTGGTGTCCATTGCCAGAAATTAAAGGTTAATGCGGAAGCCTGAAGGCCACCCCCCTCTCTTACGTCAGACAGTTCAGTTGCTTACATGATGTTTGACTTGTGGGGAGAGATCTAGTTGGGTAGTTGGGCATCAGCTGCTAAAAGGCAATATTTGGGTTTTAAGAGATTTGGGTGAGGtgattaaaagttgtttttgatcGACACAATCAAGTGCCTTACACACCTATGAGCTCTGTATCTCCCAAATGatttggtggtggtggtggataACACCTCCACAGAGTCTCTACTGCTCCCCACTTGCACCGAAAATGGTGCCAGCAGAAAACTGCTTCCCTGTCTTGAGATGGTTTTCCAAAATCCAATTGAGGCCTGTCATTATTCCTAATCCATGGCCTCACTGTGCACTAGTACTAGTACATAGTACTAGCACATAGTACTAATACTAGTACATAGTACTGCCAAGACCTAATTTTTGCCTTCACAACAACCCAGGCCGCAGCTCTCTTTTgttgccggtacctgtcagttGCCTGAGAAATGACTTCCGTAAGCCAACCAGGATTTTCAGGATTACTTCTTCAGTCTCATGTCACCCCTTATTTTTGGTGTCCACCACTGGGGATTACGGATAGTTTAGtgcctttaataaaaaaagaccccTAATTCCTGATTTTGTGGAGGGGCAACACACAACATCTGTGTATAAATGAAAAGATCTTGTGAAATGATCACATTAAAAGGAGCAGCGATGAAGATGGTGGAGGACGTTGAGCCAACAGTCCAGAGAAACAAAGAGTGGGAAAGTGGTGAAGAGGTGTGTGCAATGAGGTAGAGAAAGGTTTCAGGGGTTATGTGTGACAAGAGTGTTAGCAGGAATCAAAGGAAATGAGTAGAAGATGGTGGTGAGTGCAGCCATGTTTCTGGTTTAGAGACTCTGAGAaagagacaggaagcagagctggaggtagctgagatgatgttgaggttctctttgtgagtgaccaggatggataggattgGGAAttaatccatcagaggaactgTTCATGGTAGAGGGACCAGGAAAGAGgcctagaggaagaccaaagaggaggttcatagATGTAGTGAAGGAAGATGTGAGGGTGGTTGGAGGTGTTGAGAAGGACAGAGGATAGAGTTACATGGAGGCAAATGATTCACCTCTAAAGGAAGTATCAAAAACCAAATAATATCCACCagataaaatcaaaagaaataacagtaaaaagaataatttctcttcatttttctgtgaagcTGTTGGTGTCCTCTTGGTGGTGATATTGCTCTTTCTTTGGGAAAAAAGGGTCTCTTACAATGCTGATGGTAAGGTTTATGAAATCCTTTTAGATGCGTATCCCTCCGACTgccttaagtttttttttttcctcaccatTGACATTAACTGTTCAAGTTTTGGTTGTGTTGTTTATGTGATTTATGTTagacatttttatggttttaaatttaaaaatgcgtTTTGATCATTTGGATTTATTGGCACGAGTATAGGTTGGTAAAAGATGAAGACAGCAAAGTTTGCACTGAGCCATGATGTGGATGCTATGTAAATATCCTCGGTCATCCGGGTTCTGCTATcacaggattttgtttttaagtgaaaCTGGACTTTGAAAAGTTGATTTCTGAATCACTTTGACCATCAGAGCAGCTTCATCAGGATtagaatcaatattttaaatccaGTTGTCCCTAAGAACAGAATTAGGTGATCTTCAGGTTGTATTAGAAATGTAAgaacaataaactaaattataaTCCAATGAAATATGTTACTTTGTGATTCAAGttgttgcattaaaaatatGCGGCTTGTTTTGCTGAACCTTTTGCTGTCATGATCTGACTAATGACTAAGGGTGTGAAAAACACTGCACCACTGAGAATAGCCTGTGTAATGAGAAGCACGAGTGCTTCACACCTTGAGTTGTTATTGTGAGCCTAATTGAACTGAGTGTGTATGTGGTAAGATACATAACAAATGGCGTCATTGAGTTTCAGATATTATTCTGCTAAGTTCAACtggcaacaattttttttaacaattaactTGAGTAAAGGCTAAAACTTTGGGCTGAAACTTAAACGTTATTTATCAACTTGGAGAAGAAGTAAAATAATCCAAATCAGTTAGAAGTCTAAAAGTATTAGTTTGTCAGGTTGGGTGAAATCCTTGACCAGTCAGATATGAAGAGTTATTGCTGTTATCATGACTTATTCAGGATATGTTTATGAAaagtttccattaaaaaaaaaaaaaacatatgctGGAGACCAGAACCACAAATGAGTACAAATAAACGTCAAACTAAACAATAGCACACAAAGATTCACAGACTTACTCTAAGATGAAATAGTTATGTAAGGCTCTGGGTAGGAGAAAGAATGAGTGTtaacttagaaaaaaaggaaaacaaagtgaAAGCTTGGTCATTTTCAAAGGTCAAATGTCAGCAGATCCAGATAGGAAATGAATGTTAAAACTTAAAACCAGACACCTTgattaaataagaaaattatgGCAAAAAGTTGCAACAGCAAATCATTCATCTCCATGTTACTCTCTCCCACACGACCTCCATAACTACATTCATTGGCCTCCTCATTGGTCTTCCCTGGTCGCTcaaacctcagcatcctttaaCCATCATCACTGTTACCTCCACtaaacatgtccaaaccatctccatctgcttccaGCCATTCATCTCCAAAACGTCTCCCATTAGCTGTTCCTTTGATGGCTTTATTTCTAAACCATTCCGGACACCCAAAGATAACCttaacatcttcatctctgaatcATGTCTCTTTCTCAGAGCGTCTAAACCAGCAGTCTGTTAAACTATTTCATCTGGCTCACCAAAGTTGAATAAATTACATTGATAATccttaataatattttattgtcCCTGTAGTTCTAGTGTCTCCCCATAAATGATACCCTacaaattaattgatttttgtttaggtacaaaaataaaattatttttcaatcaaaataaagcatatttttgtccagagttcatgttatttttttcagacaagTTGGGTTATCAAAACACTCCAtgaatctgctcctggtctggccCTCCTGTCCAATTCTAGAACCCTCGTTTCCAGTAAGCAGTCCGGTCCAGTGAGGAGTGGTACAGGACGAGCGTTTTCACTCagtccactgagcggtttgttttcacggtgcaggtgtggtgtagaccgctagtgtgtcattgcatcattgtGGTGCAAGGActtgaaaagcaacaacaatggaggtcatccagcgcctcgtctttttcttgctttactttttgaacatcgtgtagaacaggaatttaatgttgttttaaagaagattgcgggcagTTGAGAGGAATACTGCAGTAAAGTGGAAAACGGAACCGCTAGCTTAGCGGTATATTGGtactttctaatgttgtcatcacctTCTGCCAATCAGTAGGTAGCAACAGCGACTCCACCCCAACCGTTCCGTTTTTCTATGGATGAAGGCCCACAAGAGGTGCGGGTAGGGACTGTTTCATGGGTCCATTTAACGATggaaactttcaaaatattgtacattaccgtaccggactgcacagtggaaacgaggctttccACTCAAAAGGTTTGCCCGCCCCTGCTTGAAACTGTCCGGCTCACTGCTGGAGGATGTTGCTCCAAGTCCAATCAAGTCTTATTCtgtttcttcttattttctgtttcattgtATTTTCTGTTCTTTCCCCTTTTCATTGCCCAATTCTGATTCTGACACCTGATCAATGTGTTTTGTATGTGTTTTATGAAGTTATGTTTCCATTTGGAGATCTTTTGTACTGGGACTTGCCAGCTTGGTCGNNNNNNNNNNNNNNNNNNNNNNNNNNNNNNNNNNNNNNNNNNNNNNNNNNNNNNNNNNNNNNNNNNNNNNNNNNNNNNNNNNNNNNNNNNNNNNNNNNNNNNNNNNNNNNNNNNNNNNNNNNNNNNNNNNNNNNNNNNNNNNNNNNNNNNNNNNNNNNNNNNNNNNNNNNNNNNNNNNNNNNNNNNNNNNNNNNNNNNNNNNNNNNNNNNNNNNNNNNNNNNNNNNNNNNNNNNNNNNNNNNNNNNNNNNNNNNNNNNNNNNNNNNNNNNNNNNNNNNNNNNNNNNNNNNNNNNNNNNNNNNNNNNNNNNNNNNNNNNNNNNNNNNNNNNNNNNNNNNNNNNNNNNNNNNNNNNNNNNNNNNNNNNNNNNNNNNNNNNNNNNNNNNNNNNNNNNNNNNNNNNNNNNNNNNNNNNNNNNNNNNNNNNNNNNNNNNNNNNNNNNNNNNNNNNNNNNNNNNNNNNNNNNNNNNNNNNNNNNNNNNNNNNNNNNNNNNNNNNNNNNNNNNNNNNNNNNNNNNNNNNNNNNNNNNNNNNNNNNNNNNNNNNNNNNNNNNNNNNNNNNNNNNNNNNNNNNNNNNNNNNNNNNNNNNNNNNNNNNNNNNNNNNNNNNNNNNNNNNNNNNNNNNNNNNNNNNNNNNNNNNNNNNNNNNNNNNNNNNNNNNNNNNNNNNNNNNNNNNNNNNNNNNNNNNNNNNNNNNNNNNNNNNNNNNNNNNNNNNNNNNNNNNNNNNNNNNNNNNNNNNNNNNNNNNNNNNNNNNNNNNNNNNNNNNNNNNNNNNNNNNNNNNNNNNNNNNNNNNNNNNNNNNNNNNNNNNNNNNNNNNNNNNNNNNNNNNNNNNNNNNNNNNNNNNNNNNNNNNNNNNNNNNNNNNNNNNNNNNNNNNNNNNNNNNNNNNNNNNNNNNNNNNNNNNNNNNNNNNNNNNNNNNNNNNNNNNNNNNNNNNNNNNNNNNNNNNNNNNNNNNNNNNNNNNNNNNNNNNNNNNNNNNNNNNNNNNNNNNNNNNNNNNNNNNNNNNNNNNNNNNNNNNNNNNNNNNNNNNNNNNNNNNNNNNNNNNNNNNNNNNNNNNNNNNNNNNNNNNNNNNNNNNNNNNNNNNNNNNNNNNNNNNNNNNNNNNNNNNNNNNNNNNNNNNNNNNNNNNNNNNNNNNNNNNNNNNNNNNNNNNNNNNNNNNNNNNNNNNNNNNNNNNNNNNNNNNNNNNNNNNNNNNNNNNNNNNNNNNNNNNNNNNNNNNNNNNNNNNNNNNNNNNNNNNNNNNNNNNNNNNNNNNNNNNNNNNNNNNNNNNNNNNNNNNNNNNNNNNNNNNNNNNNNNNNNNNNNNNNNNNNNNNNNNNNNNNNNNNNNNNNNNNNNNNNNNNNNNNNNNNNNNNNNNNNNNNNNNNNNNNNNNNNNNNNNNNNNNNNNNNNNNNNNNNNNNNNNNNNNNNNNNNNNNNNNNNNNNNNNNNNNNNNNNNNNNNNNNNNNNNNNNNNNNNNNNNNNNNNNNNNNNNNNNNNNNNNNNNNNNNNNNNNNNNNNNNNNNNNNNNNNNNNNNNNNNNNNNNNNNNNNNNNNNNNNNNNNNNNNNNNNNNNNNNNNNNNNNNNNNNNNNNNNNNNNNNNNNNNNNNNNNNNNNNNNNNNNNNNNNNNNNNNNNNNNNNNNNNNNNNNNNNNNNNNNNNNNNNNNNNNNNNNNNNNNNNNNNNNNNNNNNNNNNNNNNNNNNNNNNNNNNNNNNNNNNNNNNNNNNNNNNNNNNNNNNNNNNNNNNNNNNNNNNNNNNNNNNNNNNNNNNNNNNNNNNNNNNNNNNNNNNNNNNNNNNNNNNNNNNNNNNNNNNNNNNNNNNNNNNNNNNNNNNNNNNNNNNNNNNNNNNNNNNNNNNNNNNNNNNNNNNNNNNNNNNNNNNNNNNNNNNNNNNNNNNNNNNNNNNNNNNNNNNNNNNNNNNNNNNNNNNNNNNNNNNNNNNNNNNNNNNNNNNNNNNNNNNNNNNNNNNNNNNNNNNNNNNNNNNNNNNNNNNNNNNNNNNNNNNNNNNNNNNNNNNNNNNNNNNNNNNNNNNNNNNNNNNNNNNNNNNNNNNNNNNNNNNNNNNNNNNNNNNNNNNNNNNNNNNNNNNNNNNNNNNNNNNNNNNNNNNNNNNNNNNNNNNNNNNNNNNNNNNNNNNNNNNNNNNNNNNNNNNNNNNNNNNNNNNNNNNNNNNNNNNNNNNNNNNNNNNNNNNNNNNNNNNNNNNNNNNNNNNNNNNNNNNNNNNNNNNNNNNNNNNNNNNNNNNNNNNNNNNNNNNNNNNNNNNNNNNNNNNNNNNNNNNNNNNNNNNNNNNNNNNNNNNNNNNNNNNNNNNNNNNNNNNNNNNNNNNNNNNNNNNNNNNNNNNNNNNNNNNNNNNNNNNNNNNNNNNNNNNNNNNNNNNNNNNNNNNNNNNNNNNNNNNNNNNNNNNNNNNNNNNNNNNNNNNNNNNNNNNNNNNNNNNNNNNNNNNNNNNNNNNNNNNNNNNNNNNNNNNNNNNNNNNNNNNNNNNNNNNNNNNNNNNNNNNNNNNNNNNNNNNNNNNNNNNNNNNNNNNNNNNNNNNNNNNNNNNNNNNNNNNNNNNNNNNNNNNNNNNNNNNNNNNNNNNNNNNNNNNNNNNNNNNNNNNNNNNNNNNNNNNNNNNNNNNNNNNNNNNNNNNNNNNNNNNNNNNNNNNNNNNNNNNNNNNNNNNNNNNNNNNNNNNNNNNNNNNNNNNNNNNNNNNNNNNNNNNNNNNNNNNNNNNNNNNNNNNNNNNNNNNNNNNNNNNNNNNNNNNNNNNNNNNNNNNNNNNNNNNNNNNNNNNNNNNNNNNNNNNNNNNNNNNNNNNNNNNNNNNNNNNNNNNNNNNNNNNNNNNNNNNNNNNNNNNNNNNNNNNNNNNNNNNNNNNNNNNNNNNNNNNNNNNNNNNNNNNNNNNNNNNNNNNNNNNNNNNNNNNNNNNNNNNNNNNNNNNNNNNNNNNNNNNNNNNNNNNNNNNNNNNNNNNNNNNNNNNNNNNNNNNNNNNNNNNNNNNNNNNNNNNNNNNNNNNNNNNNNNNNNNNNNNNNNNNNNNNNNNNNNNNNNNNNNNNNNNNNNNNNNNNNNNNNNNNNNNNNNNNNNNNNNNNNNNNNNNNNNNNNNNNNNNNNNNNNNNNNNNNNNNNNNNNNNNNNNNNNNNNNNNNNNNNNNNNNNNNNNNNNNNNNNNNNNNNNNNNNNNNNNNNNNNNNNNNNNNNNNNNNNNNNNNNNNNNNNNNNNNNNNNNNNNNNNNNNNNNNNNNNNNNNNNNNNNNNNNNNNNNNNNNNNNNNNNNNNNNNNNNNNNNNNNNNNNNNNNNNNNNNNNNNNNNNNNNNNNNNNNNNNNNNNNNNNNNNNNNNNNNNNNNNNNNNNNNNNNNNNNNNNGAGTTTGTGAAATTCCTGTTCTACTTCAATTCATGTCTAAATCCCATCATCTATGGCCTTTTCTATCCCTGGTTTAGAAAATCTGTTAAACTTATTGTGACACTTCAAGTGCTGAAGGCAGGTTCCTCTGATGCCAAAATACTGTAAAGTGAcagaataaatgtatatatttgtgtttcagACACATAGGTCCAAATGAATATTTGGACAAATATGAAATTGGTAGCTTCTTCTCAAAACAATCTGAGAAGTAAAGTCAGTATTAGCAGAGTGTGAGATCAGAAGGATTCATTTCACAGATTCAGGAAAAGTCAAGGAAAATTTAAGTGGAAACATCAGCAACCAGAATtcttaaagtatttttcagcttttcaatCAAAACTATAACGTCAGTCTATTAGCAGTTAATTGCTTTTTATTCAGAATGTTAAACCATCTGAATAATGGTTTTGAAATTGAGGGGTTTTTTTTGGAAACTAAAAGTTCCAACTTAGGGATCTGTTTTAAGACTAAAACAGGTTTTAATGTATGCCTGGGAAAAAGTATACCTGCTCTCCACTTCTTAATGAATgcttttgagtttatttttctttattcatatcttGTTTTGTGAAAACAATGGATCAATTCCAGCTCCACTTGGaagttttttcctgttttgaaccTCATGAAATATGTTAAAGAAGTCAATCATCCATCGTTTGAACCCGATTAATCCCTTTAAGGGtgatggggttgctggagcctatcccatcagCAACGAACACTTTCAATGCAGCATCTGAAATATCTGGTGCAAAAAAGTCCAATATGTACATATTTTGACTTTACAAATCTTTtagattttgtcatgttttatttttattttcaaccctgacttttaaatattgttttaagctATTAATCTGTTGAGCATCACTATTTTCTTTAAGCATACAAATgacgataaagaaaaaaaaaatcaagaacatgcaaagtccacacagaaagattCCAGCATGGATTTGGACCAGAGTCTCACTGTGGGGTcagagtgctgaccactacaccacagttTACAGCAGTTTTGTGGAATTTAAAGCAATTAATTCTTCGCAcattatttctaaaaaacaaaactcacatCATTAAGTTTTTAAGGATCAATAACATCCGACATTTAAAGTTTGTTCTCCTTTCTCATCATCTTGTGTTTACAGCCAATATAAGCAATAAGTTATATAAACTAACTATTAATATATTAAATCCCGAAAAAGGGGAAGCAAACATAACTTACAAAATTATAAGTATAATTATATGATTGGTACACCTGATTGTGGTTACAAATGTTATTACTATATAAAGGTGTATTTACTAAACAGTAAAGATAATGTTATTCTGAtgaaagctgaaataaaaagtgCCAAAACatgggatgtttttttatttttgttgaccatcgatgtaagctagtttttcgcaaagactaaaaatggcgaacgcactatacaGTGATCAGGGGGAGAATTCGGAAACAACtttaacttcagaaaaagaagaaaaaatccacATCTGTCCGTTTCTTCCTTTAAAATGTGAGACACTTTGCTGCAGCAGTTGAGGTCTTTGTCAGCTTAACCGGCTCTGTGGCGTTTATGCTGCCGTCACCTTTCAAATAGTCCGCCTCTTGTCGAAGAGCCatctaaaccaaagaaataacaagaatataGTACTTtatattgattaaatatttatttattttgtaagtgaccaagcaggataatacccgacaaagtgtgcattatgagaaattactTTGCTCTTTTGCGTCAGACGGTTCAGGCCTCTGCGCCGTATgttaatttctaaaaatgcaaatttcgTCGAGTGCTATCTCTTACATAACTCCTGACATCAAGACTTTAAATAATGTAATGTTAGGTCAGACCTTTACTGTCTTAAATACAGAGAAGGTGCAAAGATAAGGATGTCAAAGTAGAACTTCCACAgctccatatatatatatatatatatatatatatttataaaattggGTAATGGCACACCTTCTCAATCTAGTTTTATATATACTCTCAATGGCATATTATTTTGTTGTGACTTTGAAATGTGAGTCAATGGGACAGCAGTTTCTGGTGGTCTTCTCAGGAACACTTGGTATTTCTGGTTTAAGTCAAATCTGGCTGTGGAGGGAGACCACCAGGCAGAAACCTTCAACCAATGGTATCAGTCTATGTGATTATATCAGATTCCAGTTGGATCAATATTATCTGAAGGAAGCGTTGCTGATCTTCCTCCTTGTTTCAAAAGGAGATCTGAGAGTTTGGGTTGTTGAGTCATTAAATTCTCTGAGGCGGAATCCTTTTAAACCTGGATATCAATCATATATTGATTCAGTCTGTTTGAGTACATTACATCTTCTATGATCATTAAGTTCATTTCTTACTGCTGCTTTTACATAATTAAATGTGATCTAAGTGTGTATTGAACGCACAAtggaaaatgtctgtttatgaTTATGAGTAACTTTGAAGTTAatatctttttacatttatgttcatttttctttgtttttttcttttttaatcaatgtgatttgttgatgttttgtttacaatcaatgcttgaaataaaccaatcaatcagtCATTACTGGGTGGGACAGATGCCTAAAATATAATATCCACATATCAGCATCAAGCCAGGTTTCCACCTCGATTtctgtgttaaaatgttaaaaaccaaaaaatgttttatttgaatgtaaatCAAAATGGTAAGCCCAACCCTGCCAAATTAGCACATTTACTACACATTTAGAATGAAAGACAACAttcaaatgaatttatttttaggatttatttttatgtttaaccaTTAGAATAAACATACAgatataaatgtaaaacttagATCTGGAATCCTGCAGAGGACGAGTAAACCGGCATtcagggtgaaccctgcctttAAATAGATTGGATAGGCTTCAGCATCCCTGTCAATCCTTAAAGGGATTCAGCAGATCCACAATACGGATCGATTTAGAATTAACATTTATGTTTACCATGGCTTTAAATTACACAAATATAACTTTTCTTTCCTGTTGTGACATAAAGGTCAGAAGAATTTGCAGCAAATATTACAGAAATTGGCTAAATCTGACAAAACCGTCAGCAAATTTTAtgtgctgaagttttttttatttgacatccCATAGAAtacatgaatacattttatCCTTTGCTCCACACTGTGAGCCTCATAGGAAACCTCATACACACCATCACAACccatatttcttcttttaaaaccATCACAGGtttataaatgtgaattattaaatctgataatgtgttttattgagacaattttataaatgaagaaaaaaatacaaataatctcATAAAATTCCACTTTGTTCGTCTGcactttctttctgtttcaagtcataaaatgtattcatttatttgttggCTTATTTGGATTGAGATGTGATTTGTTacttgtttttcctttgtgttgGTAAATGTCTTAACTGtgagatgaataaagttcaattctaTAAATAAAACGGACATATAAGATACagaaagttattaaaaataataaaaatgacacaacttCCCTTTTGGAGCATCACATCATTTTTATGTCTCGAGAGCCAGGCTTCAGAACCTGAAGCGTCACAATGATCTTCACAGACTTTCTGAACCAGGGGTAGAAGAGGGCGTAGATCAGAGGGTTTAAGCAGGAGTTCAGGTAGaacaaatatgtgaaaaaaacaacagatgacAGGCTGACGAAGCTGGCGGGGCCTTCCAGAATGACACAGTAATATGGCAGGAGACATGTGAGAAAAACCACAACGACCACGCCGAGGGTCCGGGCCGCTCTCAGCTCAGACTTCCTCACGGTCATGCCGCCGCTCTGAGTATGACCGGCAGCTCGAGGCCGGACGGCCCGAATCTGAGACACGGCCGCCACAAACACCCGCGCACACAGGACCGTGATGGCCGTGATGGGGATGACCAGCGTGACAAGCAGATCTGTGACGGCTTCCGCGCTGCTGACGCCAATCACACACTCGCCCAGGCACAAGTTGAACTTTCCTGGATGCTTAAGGTTTTCATTCAGTAGCACAAAGTCATAGAAGAGAGAGCAGATCCAGCAGAGGGACACGGCCAGCCGAGCTCTGCTCAGAGTGACTTTGGAGGCATAATGCAGAGGGTGACAAATCGCTACGTAACGATCAACTGAGATGAGAACCATGTTTCCCACGGAGGAGCTCGTGACAACAATATCTAAGACAtagtaaaaaacacacaacaggtCACCCAGATACCAGCAGCCATCCAGGAATAAAATCTGGAAGACAACCAGGAGGCCCACGGAGAAGTCAGAGACCGCCAGAGAGAGGATGAGGAGGTTGGTGGGAGTATGGAGCTGCCTGCAGAACAGACGAAAGAACTCTGTGACCAGAGTTTAAGTGACAGCTTTCAGGTTTACATGAAAGTCACCTGAAGTGAGAGACAGAGATGATGACCAGCAGGTTGAGAGTCATGGTGGTCAGACAGATGAAGCTCAGCGTTAAGGGGACGAGCACAGCGGCAAACTGAGACGGCTTcgtcctcctgcaggaggagttAAGGAGTTCTGGGAAACAGAGTTCCACTTCCTCCATCTGAAGGAGAGCTGAGCTTTGACTGCTCCTCACCAACGGCAGTCTCTTAAGGTTTTTGACAGGCAAAggacaaccccccccccccactcctcCCCCTTGGTTGGTTCCTTGGTTACATGTCTGTAAGGAGTAAGggccaattattttttttcatttatttcaaaatttaacAATACTTTCTTAGGGATTAGGGAAAGAATATGGACAAAATTTTACGTTAAGTCTAAATCCCCTCACTATTTAGTGTTAAAGTGGGGCAAAaggtatttagtcagccaccagttgtgcaagttctcccacttaaaaagatgagagaggccagTAATTTACATCATAGATAGACCTCatctatgagagacaaaattagaaaaacaaaatccagaaaaaaatcaactttttaaagaattcatgTCAATTATGGTGGGAAATAATTAattggtcacctacaaacaatCAAGACTTCTTTCTCTcactgtttgaactggttatctacctaaaaaaacacctttacacaacctcaaacagtcacactccactatggccaagaccaaagagctgtcgaaggacaccagaaacaagaCGTTAAATGCAAATGGAGAGGAATTcccaacataaataaaacattgcaTGAAACAAATTTTTGGgggtcaatttttttttcttattgactCCTATATTGATTTCTAATCAATCTTCTGCTTTTGGCATTTT
This window contains:
- the LOC112154822 gene encoding trace amine-associated receptor 13c-like yields the protein MTLNLLVIISVSHFRQLHTPTNLLILSLAVSDFSVGLLVVFQILFLDGCWYLGDLLCVFYYVLDIVVTSSSVGNMVLISVDRYVAICHPLHYASKVTLSRARLAVSLCWICSLFYDFVLLNENLKHPGKFNLCLGECVIGVSSAEAVTDLLVTLVIPITAITVLCARVFVAAVSQIRAVRPRAAGHTQSGGMTVRKSELRAARTLGVVVVVFLTCLLPYYCVILEGPASFVSLSSVVFFTYLFYLNSCLNPLIYALFYPWFRKSVKIIVTLQVLKPGSRDIKMM